The sequence below is a genomic window from Nostoc flagelliforme CCNUN1.
GCTCCAGAGCGAGCTTGAATTTTTACAGGGAATTCAGAAGTAGAACCATCTGCGATCGCTTCAGGTAATGCGTAAACCGCAAGGGCGCTTGCCCCAATAGCAGCATCGGCTGAAAGTTGGGCTAGCCGTTCCACGCCGCTTTCATCCTTGAACAGTAACCACTGCCCTTTAGGGATTAATCCTGTAAGCGGTGCATCAAGTGGAATGCTAGTTGCAGCTTTAGCGATAGCAGCGCTTGACAACCCTGCCACAACTAGAGTTTGATCTACGGGCTTGGCGCGTACACCTGTAGGCAAAAGTGCCAAGTACAACTTTGTCCCTTTAGACTTTTGAATAGCTTGGGTCATGAGTCTCCTGTATAAAAAGAGTGAAGGATTTGTATTTCGCAGGTTTCGATATTGCCAATATATGGATCGCTGACGGTGCGAATTGGATCGGCGGCGATATCAAGAACGCTTAAAATTTTAAATAACGGTGCAATAGTGCTTTTAGATACATCGTATTGTCTCAAGATAATTTGAGTCACGATATTTTGAATAATGCCGTCAAGCCGACTTTCGATCCGGACAGAGTTAAGCGTAACCAACACCACTTCTAATCCTCCGGTAACGCTTGTTCCTTGAGGAGGGTAAACTTGGACGTTTGACCCTAATCCCAAAAGTGCGATCGCGGGGTCAGTCGTGCCATCGGGGAAAGTATAAGTTCCGATTTCATCAGCCAAGGCATCCACAATCTCGGAGCGCGTTGCCGCAAGTGCCGCTTGCAGTTCAGGTAGTATATTCGCCGCGTTACCCATTGCCCAAATCCCTCCGCAGAATAGTGCTGACAGTTCTTGTTACGTCAAAATTTGCCAATGCGTGGGTTGTCCACGGTCGTCCGGGGATGACTGTCCCATCGGACATGGTGTAGCCTTGGTGAACATAAAATGAGTAATCAACGGGCCATGCAAACGTTACTTGACCAACACCTTGGAAGCTTACTTGTTGCGAAGAACGTAACCGCCCAGTATCAATAATGTTCCGGGGAGATGGTGCGGTTGGCCATTGCCAAACGTTGGATGTGATTGATTTGGTAAATTCACGTCCCAGTAGAAACACAGCTTCCTTGAAAGCTGCATCTATTGCCCGGTCTACATTTGAAAAGCTAATGTTTGCTGTCATTGATTTCAAACCATCCCATTAAGCGATCGCCAATAATTTGCTCAGTCCTGAAAGGGGAACGCCCTCTTCTTAAAATCACAAACTCTCCGTTTAATCCGTCCCAGGTTGCAGATGCTCTAGCTTCGTGCTGGATGGTATCTGGTATGAGCAGAGTTCCCGGTTGTCCACTTAAGGAAACAGAAACCACACGTCCCTCCAAATAAACCGCTTGTAAGCTGACTCCAGGTAAACGCTCTTTTCTATAAGCGCTTACAGCTTTAAGCATTGCTGCGACAACTAGGGATTCGCCTGCCGTAAACATCCGATTGCCAGTGATTGGGTCAACACCAGCTGCTGTTCCTGGGAGTGTCCAGGTCAGAGCGGCATTGGCGAAACTAGCAAAGGGCGATTGCGGCATGTCAGTAAACCGAGATGTTTGGAATTGAAGTTGTGTTAGCGTTGAGTATTGGCAAATCTTCCCCAACCATCAAAGCTGCAAACCCAGCCGGTACAGCCCAGCCATACTTTCGATCTAACCCGCGCTGAATATCGAGATACGATTCAATCGGGCGAACCATCCCCGTAAACCCGACGCCATCAGCATTGGATAGCTGCTGGTGCTGGGACGATTGTTCTAGGAGTTTGGCAATCACCCAATAAGGGCGGAATTGTGTAACCTGGTTCGCATCCAGCGCCGCTGATTCCTGGAGGTAAATTTCCACATTGGGCGCGATCGCCTCATCAAATCCTGTGAGAGTTTTGACTAGATCAAGGTTTGCTTGATAATCAGAAAAATCAGTCATGGGCTTTGGCAGGAAAACAATCTGCAATAAACTCTGGGGTAATATCTCGAAAGTCGTCAACTTCAGCCAAATATTCTATAAATTGTTCTGAAGCTGGATTGATCGGTGTAGCTGCTGCGGTTCCAGCATCATGCAGCAGAGGAAATATTCTGGTTAAATCAAGCGCCTCTTCGGTGTCCTCGTTGAGTAAATCAGCAAAAAATAAGATTAGATTTGCGACTATATGCAAATAACCTGCGTACCCAAATGCGTCACAAATTATTCCAATTGATGGATTAATTACTGAGCAAACACAGTGGAATACTTCAAGTTGCCCTTCGTTGTCGGGGTCACTTGCCCAGAGAGAATAATTAATATAAACGGGGCGATGCAGTTTCTCCATAATCGTTGTTCACTATATAAATGGGTACTACCCATTGACGAAAGGTATAGGTAGTACCCGACTTCAAGCATGGCGAGGGCGGCTTAAAGTCGATTACTTTGCGGGCAGTATTCGAGTCGTTTTCGATTTCACGGAAGGAATTTCGATTTTTACCTCAGCCTGCCAGCCCAAAGCCACAGCTAACTCTTCAGGGATTAGTTGCAATCCCACTTGATAAGTTTTGCCACGCCAGCCAATTGGATAGGGAACCTGGAACTCAATCAGTGCCATTAGCTTGTGGGGTCGGGGATATTTAGAACAGCGATCGCTTCAGGGTCTTGAATGACTGGCAGAATTGTTTGCCATCCTTGCATTTCAATGCGGGGTGGCTTGTCGTCTTTATAAGTGGCACGATTAGTTACCCCAGGCTTGGCTTCCCCAACTGGTCTACCGATCGCGGTGTAACCCAAAGTGTTGTACAAAGGAATCGGTTCTTCGTCACCCAAATCAATCGTCTGATCGCGTCCGGTTTCACACAGGATGACAAAGGCGTTCTCGTCCATGAACCGTTCGCTAGAACCATCGCCATTGAAAAAGCGAAGGTCGTAGGTATCACACCGGGGGATTTCGTTTTTAGCAAAAGCCAAATCAACAACGCCGGATGTGCCGTTAGGCCCAGTACCTGCTAAACTCCCTTGGATGATTGTGATTCCGCCGCCGTAAGCTTGCACTTTGGGGTGCATAGCCAGCCGCATTTTCATTTTGGTTGAGGTGACGCAACGAGTTGCGATTAAGCCCTTCTCGGTTCTCAGCCAGTTGATCTTACCGATGATGTCTTCCATCGGATCGTAACCGTCGTTGTACCAACCAGTAGGTAGCCCGACTGTGCCACTAGGAATTGTTACCCGATGCCCTTCAGGGTTTGGTACATTCACTATCTCTTGATAGTTGTTTGCACCTTTACGGATTATCTGAGCTTTTACGATCGCATCAGCCCGTTGCTTTTCTCGATATTCAGCCAGCGCTCTCCCGATAGTGCGATCGGTGAAGTTAACAATTTGTTCTTCTGCTTGCTGCATTGAATCGACATTATTCTGACCTAATTTATCAATTAGGTTGTCGAAAGCTTGTCCCGTAAATTCTGACCCAATATCGGATTCTCCAAGCTCTACCAGGAAAGATCCGACTCGTGCGCCACCTTTAATTACTACCGGCGAATAACGAGTACCGGAGTTAGGCATAACGGTCTTATACGCGATTTCTTCTTCGCGGTACTCATTGCGAGTTACATTTCGCTCAGGAAGAAGTTCACTAAAGTAATATCTGCGAGTTCTCGGGCCAAACTGCAATCGGGGATAGTTGACCGTATCAATTAAAACGTTTTCTGCTTTTAATCGCTCTAGTAGAGCGCCTACACTTTCCGGCATTTTAACCTCCCTGAGTTGTTTGATAAAGTTCTTTGATTTTTGTCAGAACGTTGGCAAGTCCTGTAAATGGATATTCAGGGAGGTAGTTGTAATAAACTAAAGCCTGATGCCTGTAAAGCGTTGCATCTGGATTGCGATTGGCATCGTCGATGTCGTAAGCAAGTAAATAAAAGTCGTCGTGCGCCACTGCGGTTTTCAAAGCCACAGCTACCCCACTCGCTGCCGATGCACCCAACCCAGCCGTGATAGTTAGAGTGGAGTTGAGATCGTTGACACCATTGGATGCAATGGTATAGTCTGCGGCTGCAATGCTGAGAACGTCTCCAGCGCGATAACCTGACGTGCTGGCAACAGGCAAAACTGTACCACCACTTGCTACTACCGCAGTTAGGATAGTTGATAAGGTTGTGTTTAAGTTGTTGTTTACTGGTTCCCAGTGGGTGGCATTAGCTCGTCTCCCCAAAAGCACGCCACTGGAAATTTGACGAATACTGTTGGACTCAGCAAATTTATATTTATTAACTCGCACACCTCCAGGCAGCAAGCTTTGGCGATCGCCATAATCGCCCATCCATCGAGGCGCGGTATCCCGCGTCCCGGAAAATTCTAATCTAGCCACAATATTTTTGACCTTGCAAAACACTTGGATTGCTGACCACCAAGGTCTTAGTAGTCCACCAAGGACTTAAAAGTTTTTAGACTTTTGCAGTAGGTGTGCCGTAGAGATGAGAAAGGGTCTTTTTAACTACGCTACCCTTAGCAGTCTCAGATCCTTTAGGACCACCTTCTGGCAATCTAGGACTTGGAACACCTTGAAATAAAGCTGGCACAAAAGCTTTCCAGTTAGCATCAGCATATTCCCTCAATTCAGAGCGAGTTTCGCCAACAACTACAAATACCTTTTCGTTTTCTACAACTATTTGATGTTCGTCTTTAAGCAAGGTTTGCAAAACTTTTGGCTGTGCGCCGGACAAAGTTGCCGCTTCAGTTACTCCAAGCGATCGCGCCAAAGTCTGTTTTTCAGATTCCAAAGTTGTCAGCTTCTGAACATTTTCAGTTATCTGAGTTTCCAAAGTTGTCACTTTCGTTTGGGCTTCGGCTAAGGACGTTTCGGTTGCTGTGGTTTTACCTTTTTCGGTTTCAAGTTCTGTTTTTGCTGATTGCAGTTGCTTGTGTAAGTCGCTGGATTGACTTTTGAGTTCTGTTTCATTAGTTTCTAAAGTTTGGATGCGAGTTTTGTATTGGGCATTTTCGGTACGCAATTGCTCAAGTTCAGTATTGACAGTGGCTTGCTCGGCGGTTGCACCTTTGAATCTTTGCCGCCAATTCTGAGCTTCTTTGTTCAAACCGGTGACATGGGCGCGAATCGCCTCGCCCACATCTTTGCCTCCTTCTTGTTCGTCAAGCCATCCTAGCGCTTGCGTGTAATCCATAATAATAAATAGCTAATTATACAATTCGTTCTTTTATCTTATGGGCGCTCGATTTCATGTCTATCGGTGTCAGTACTGAATTTTTGATTTTTAGCCAAAGAATACGGACATCAAATCTTGTTCATAAGTTACAATTGTCTGGTTGGGATCGATTTTATGGGGCTGGACTAAATTACACCTTTAGTCCAGCCTTACAAAAATGCACTAATCCTGAAATAATCACTCTCGTATTCACAAATAAGACTAATCTTATTCTGCGATCGCACCTCGCAGAATTTTTTATGGGTTGCTTGATTTCGATTATTTACTTTCTAAATACTACTTTTTTTGGCTTTTCATTACATTGCTGGGTCGGAAAATAATGTTGTAAGAATTAAATAAAACCCTGTTTGAGGCAGGGTTATTATGCTAGTATTTCGGAGCAAAGAGGGCTTTGCTCCCTTCGTAATTATAATAATAGTTATGGAGCATCAGCTAGTTAAAACTAATCTTGGTTTTAAGCGCGAAGTTTGTCGTTGGCATTGGAAAACCAACACCACGGCAACACCTTGCCCTGGAGTTATTCGCTATGAATATGGTAGCCAACCAGAGCATTTAAAAAGCTTAGTAAATCTCCACAAAAAGAATTTAAAGCCTATTGCAGGCACAGACCCATCTGGAGTAATTTACCTTCAAAAAAAAGGAATTTACCTTTGGCTTTATGAGGAGAAGGATTGCAAGATAGCCGATCGCAATCTACCTCAAATTTATGAATGGGATGACCGAGCCGACTTATTTACGGTTGGGGAATTGCGAAAGCAAAACTTAGCCCCCACACCAGATATTGAATCTGATGGAGTTGCTTGGGTTTGGGATGAAGATAATGAATGTGGAAAATGGATTCCGCTTTATCGCACTACCAGTTGTCAGTGGCAACCAAAAGATAACTGGCTAACGAAAAGTGCGCTTAGGGAAAAATATCTACTATCGCCAAGTTGGATTAAAGAATTGGGCAAGTGCGATCGCAAACTCAAAAACCCCCACGGACGCAACGCTGCCCCGATTCAACTTTATTCCCGCCAAAGAG
It includes:
- a CDS encoding major capsid protein, which gives rise to MPESVGALLERLKAENVLIDTVNYPRLQFGPRTRRYYFSELLPERNVTRNEYREEEIAYKTVMPNSGTRYSPVVIKGGARVGSFLVELGESDIGSEFTGQAFDNLIDKLGQNNVDSMQQAEEQIVNFTDRTIGRALAEYREKQRADAIVKAQIIRKGANNYQEIVNVPNPEGHRVTIPSGTVGLPTGWYNDGYDPMEDIIGKINWLRTEKGLIATRCVTSTKMKMRLAMHPKVQAYGGGITIIQGSLAGTGPNGTSGVVDLAFAKNEIPRCDTYDLRFFNGDGSSERFMDENAFVILCETGRDQTIDLGDEEPIPLYNTLGYTAIGRPVGEAKPGVTNRATYKDDKPPRIEMQGWQTILPVIQDPEAIAVLNIPDPTS